The genomic window TGAGACAACCTTTAGAAAAGGAAGGAATGTTGCTGTAATCTTGGATAAGCTCTGCATGCGTTTTTTGATCATATCCCttacttacatttttaggACGAGCTTTGGGTTTCATGAATACTGTTTTCCTAAATGACTGTGTGGAAGTCTTAGTAGGGCTTGTTAAATTATAGGGACTGGAATAAGAAATATTCGGACCAGAATGGGCCGATGACGCAGAAGCAACAACGTCTGCATAAGATTTAGAAATTGGTGGATGGACTTTACTGGCTTCTGAATATGATATTGACTTTTTAGccattgtttctttaatagctTTTTGCCTAGCATACTCTGGGCACTTTTTATCCGTTGCAAAATGAGAACCAGAGCATAAGATACACACAGCATCATCCCTTTCAGTCTTGCAACTAATACTTGAATGGTTGTCACCACATTTGTAACACCTTGGAGTGCCTCTGCATTGCATTTTGGTGTGACCAAAACGGCAGCAATTGAAACATTGCAGTGTGGGGTAAATATAAAGGTCTACAGGTAGGGAGTTGTAGCATATAAAGACCTTGGGAGGTAAGATCTTCCCATCAAAGGTTAAGACTACAGTCTCAGTTGGAATGAACTTGGAATTCTCTCCTTCAAAGATTTTCCTGTTTAACCTCCGAACTTTCAAAAGACTTCCACAATTCTGCGGAAGCTCaatgttttctaaaatttctttttcatccCATTCACACGGAACACCTCTCACAATTCCCATGCGGGTGATTGTGAAAGCCGGAATAAAggctttgtatttatttgtgttgagagatttatgatttaaaaataagttagcaTCTTTAAATGTCTCAAATTGCAATGACAACATATTCctccctattttttttatacttcccTCTACAAtgctttttacataattttttttaaggaaaaatcCAAATTGTATGGGGTGAACAGATCCGGTTTGATTTGTTTCCATGATTTTTTGAACATGGACAACATAAGGCGCAGGGTCTGACGCCTGGTAAAGCGACCTAGCAACGCGaggattaattgaaatattgttaGAGTGTGCAGCCTCATTTGGGGGTATTTCTGTTGTTTTAACATCAGACTCGATGACTTTAGGagttatattgtcttttaaatcATTAGGGAAATTTTGGGaactttttctctttttttcatttctcaCAGAtactctttttcttttaacagaCTTCGTGCTATCCGAACAGTCTGTATCGATAATGGAACCTTCCGTTTCCATTCCAGACGCATCGATTGTAACTACATGAGACACCTGGAGGGATGTCCCTCCAGGGTCTTCGGGCTCCATCATGGACGACAAGAGAAAAATTCTtatctacatataataaaataaaataacttaccagGCTATTaagacaaactaaaaatataaataatcaacaataactactactatatACACCTTATAACTTAACTGatcctgtattttttattttaatttaattttcaaaagttaAGCCAAAAAAAAGACGCCCGCCTATTTTTACACTTCCCGCGCTTTTTCTTATTGACgttaataagtgtacattgtgttacctaaatgaataaagtattTCTCATTTTCTATAAGAGTTccttctaattatttatttaaaatcctacaaacaaacaattatactaaaattattacgaaAGCTGgaatacataacataaaaaattttcattctatttttattttattttttcaagatTAAGGTTGTAtagattaacataaatattatatattttatataacttctggttatgcacttctagcactcattatttttatttattgttttcttttcttactagggtcgCCTGGatgagatcgcttgttagcgataaggccgcccgttgcatctcttgtaattttgatgtattgtgttatttgtgtttctttgcaacgaagtgtaaataaataaataaatataaaaataaaaaaaggcacaaacatttacaaaagagaaaaaatcaaatatatttaacatatgtaTGTGGGTCTTATAATGCATGTGATTTTGcactatggatattcttaattctttttactactttataataaatatttgagataGATTTTACCGAAACAATTCCACTAACTACTATTGTAGATTAGATACGTATGTATTTCCAGTTAAttgattaaacataatatttgatgATAAGGCAATCAACTCATGCATTCTAGATTGTGTacaggaaaaaatataaaacagataatgatctatttaacattatttttttaaatttcagtaaaataaatacaaagaggGAACACATTTGAAGGTTATATGTAGATATAGATGCCAAGGAAGAGAGGACATATGGTGATTTATACCTTCAATAGCGGCCTGAAGACTTGGCAGAGGTTCTCTGCCATTCTTCCTCTCGTCATCTTCATACATGTTCTTGAGTAGAACAAGACGGTCTAGTTGGTCCATCACTGCCCCCGTGTTGGCTTTTAAAAAACTCAATTGGCCATCCTTCTGGCCATCTACCtaagagatatttttattaaatggaaatttatatatatattgtgtctaCT from Pieris rapae chromosome 23, ilPieRapa1.1, whole genome shotgun sequence includes these protein-coding regions:
- the LOC123690245 gene encoding uncharacterized protein LOC123690245; translation: METNQTGSVHPIQFGFFLKKNYVKSIVEGSIKKIGRNMLSLQFETFKDANLFLNHKSLNTNKYKAFIPAFTITRMGIVRGVPCEWDEKEILENIELPQNCGSLLKVRRLNRKIFEGENSKFIPTETVVLTFDGKILPPKVFICYNSLPVDLYIYPTLQCFNCCRFGHTKMQCRGTPRCYKCGDNHSSISCKTERDDAVCILCSGSHFATDKKCPEYARQKAIKETMAKKSISYSEASKVHPPISKSYADVVASASSAHSGPNISYSSPYNLTSPTKTSTQSFRKTVFMKPKARPKNVSKGYDQKTHAELIQDYSNIPSFSKGCLNNYNDLSEIITKDLIISIIQYLSQSDIIKIPSNDAPSTKSFLTNGQSRPSSKPVSGDSMELPEH